From the Helicobacter sp. MIT 05-5293 genome, one window contains:
- a CDS encoding CatB-related O-acetyltransferase, which produces MIKNPNIIVGDFTYIADSDFESHVSHHYDFVGDKLIIGKFCQIAAGVEFIMNGANHQMNAVSTFPFYILGWEAQAPKPADLPLRGDTIIGNDVWIGQNAVILPGVQIGDGAIIGANSVVGSDVAPYAVVVGNPARLIKKRFDEELITMLLKLKWWDKSIAEINALIPILTNGNLGFVREEIKKLLADSKIS; this is translated from the coding sequence ATGATTAAAAACCCAAATATTATCGTGGGCGATTTTACTTATATTGCCGATAGCGATTTTGAAAGCCATGTGAGTCATCATTATGATTTTGTGGGCGATAAACTCATTATCGGTAAATTTTGCCAAATCGCCGCGGGGGTGGAGTTTATTATGAATGGTGCAAATCATCAGATGAATGCAGTTTCGACCTTTCCATTTTATATTTTAGGCTGGGAGGCACAAGCACCCAAACCCGCAGATTTGCCGCTAAGAGGCGATACGATAATCGGTAATGATGTGTGGATTGGGCAAAATGCGGTGATACTGCCGGGTGTGCAAATCGGCGATGGTGCGATTATTGGTGCAAATAGTGTCGTGGGGAGCGATGTCGCGCCTTATGCTGTCGTGGTGGGGAATCCTGCAAGGCTCATCAAAAAGCGATTTGACGAGGAGCTTATCACAATGCTGTTAAAGCTTAAATGGTGGGATAAAAGTATCGCTGAAATTAACGCGCTGATTCCGATTCTCACTAATGGGAATCTTGGATTTGTGAGGGAGGAGATAAAGAAATTACTTGCAGATTCTAAAATATCATAA
- a CDS encoding SMR family transporter, giving the protein MQSSNVSHISNNLAWVLVIAGGIVECFWASGLKYADNLLLYTLTGIGILFSFVCMVLAVKSKLEIGVVYSVFVGIGTVGIALAEIVVFSEPFSLLKIGLIVLLLIGVIGLKLSTNKEENAQEQALAEGFAKDLGLDEIVQKESK; this is encoded by the coding sequence ATGCAAAGTTCAAATGTTTCTCATATCTCAAACAATCTTGCTTGGGTGCTTGTCATCGCGGGTGGAATCGTAGAATGCTTTTGGGCAAGCGGGCTAAAATATGCCGATAATCTCTTGCTTTATACCCTTACAGGAATCGGGATTCTTTTCTCGTTTGTGTGTATGGTTTTGGCGGTAAAGAGCAAACTCGAAATTGGCGTGGTGTATAGTGTCTTTGTAGGGATTGGCACGGTGGGTATCGCACTTGCTGAAATTGTGGTGTTTAGCGAGCCGTTTTCGCTGCTCAAAATTGGGCTGATTGTGCTGCTGCTTATTGGTGTGATAGGGCTAAAACTCTCTACCAACAAAGAAGAAAACGCACAAGAACAGGCTTTAGCAGAAGGCTTTGCCAAAGATTTGGGGCTTGATGAAATTGTGCAAAAGGAGAGCAAATGA
- a CDS encoding MmcQ/YjbR family DNA-binding protein, with product MKQVFMSKNAQNLCAFAKEKYGDELEFLWQKFSKNAILRKKKTKKWYAAFCVVSKAQLGMDDSKKECVEIVNLKLDPQDVLAFVDNQKCFKAYHMNKKHWISILLSGNDTLEFEQMCRFLEQSYALA from the coding sequence ATGAAACAGGTTTTTATGAGCAAAAATGCGCAGAATCTTTGCGCGTTTGCAAAAGAAAAATATGGTGATGAGTTAGAATTTTTGTGGCAAAAGTTCTCAAAAAATGCGATTTTGCGCAAGAAAAAAACCAAAAAATGGTATGCGGCTTTTTGTGTGGTGAGCAAGGCGCAGCTTGGAATGGACGATTCTAAAAAAGAGTGTGTTGAGATTGTGAATCTTAAGCTTGACCCGCAAGATGTTTTGGCTTTTGTGGATAACCAAAAGTGTTTTAAGGCTTATCATATGAACAAAAAACATTGGATTAGCATTTTGCTTAGTGGCAATGACACGCTGGAGTTTGAGCAAATGTGTAGATTCTTAGAGCAAAGCTATGCGCTTGCGTGA
- a CDS encoding DUF3644 domain-containing protein → MRNRKLKSISSELLKKSKESALAAVQIFNNPNMLFKSESFIVLIIIAWTYLLHSYYKSKKVDYRYCEARNKRKKFHKTKNGNYKYWELERCLKDENSPIDNNTSNNLKFLIGLRHEIEHQMTTKIDDLLSARFQACCLNYNDYLKKLFNDKGIDKYLSFSIQFSSITEEQKDLLQDSTLPKNILNYIQTFDDSLSDDEFNSPKFSYRILFIPKSVNHRGQADKVIEFIKSDSQLAQEINQSYAKSYAFVKETEKEKFLPKHIVELMKDKGYTNFSIHKHTDLWRSKKAKESNLHYGVNVEGKWYWYKKWVDEVERYCQEHKDELI, encoded by the coding sequence ATGAGAAATAGAAAGTTAAAATCTATTTCTAGTGAATTGTTAAAAAAATCCAAAGAATCTGCATTGGCAGCGGTTCAAATCTTTAATAATCCAAATATGCTTTTTAAATCTGAAAGTTTTATAGTTTTAATCATTATTGCTTGGACATATTTGCTGCATTCTTATTATAAATCTAAAAAAGTAGATTATAGATATTGTGAAGCTAGAAACAAAAGAAAGAAATTTCATAAAACAAAAAATGGAAATTATAAATATTGGGAGCTAGAAAGATGTTTGAAAGACGAGAATAGTCCAATAGACAATAATACAAGTAATAACTTAAAATTTCTTATAGGGTTAAGACACGAAATAGAGCACCAAATGACAACCAAAATAGATGATTTGTTAAGTGCTAGATTTCAGGCTTGCTGTTTGAATTACAATGATTATCTTAAGAAATTATTTAATGATAAGGGAATAGATAAATATTTGTCTTTTAGTATTCAATTTTCAAGTATTACAGAGGAACAAAAAGATTTATTGCAGGATTCCACTTTACCCAAAAATATTTTAAATTATATACAAACCTTTGATGATAGTTTATCTGATGATGAGTTTAATAGTCCTAAATTCTCTTATAGGATTTTGTTTATACCTAAATCAGTAAATCATAGGGGACAGGCTGATAAAGTGATAGAATTTATAAAAAGCGATTCTCAATTAGCGCAAGAAATTAATCAAAGCTATGCCAAATCTTACGCCTTTGTTAAAGAAACAGAAAAAGAAAAGTTTTTACCAAAACATATTGTAGAATTAATGAAAGACAAAGGCTATACAAATTTTTCAATACACAAGCATACAGATTTATGGAGAAGTAAAAAAGCGAAAGAATCAAACCTCCATTATGGAGTAAATGTAGAGGGGAAATGGTATTGGTATAAAAAATGGGTTGATGAAGTCGAAAGATATTGTCAGGAACATAAAGACGAATTAATTTAA
- a CDS encoding pyridoxamine 5'-phosphate oxidase family protein codes for MRRKDKLQDTQKAIEIMQKAPYCVLSASPSSVCEFKPHQKAYTENGELNSEYQIFSIPVSFVYHENYIYIHTAKAGRKISFFNNGSRVCLVFVGQVQVPNIYSNDELEQIAIDDPKKLGSYVFTTGYESTIAYGTISLLKDKESQDRAMRLLCQKYMPDKIAFVQTSVDFERKHLNTYAIKLEQISAKAKYFDN; via the coding sequence ATGAGACGCAAAGACAAACTCCAAGACACACAAAAAGCCATAGAGATTATGCAAAAAGCACCTTATTGTGTGCTTAGTGCATCACCTTCAAGCGTTTGTGAGTTTAAGCCACACCAAAAGGCATATACTGAAAATGGCGAACTAAACAGCGAGTATCAAATTTTTAGCATTCCAGTATCATTTGTCTATCATGAAAACTACATCTATATCCACACTGCAAAGGCAGGACGTAAGATAAGCTTTTTTAACAATGGCTCACGCGTATGTCTTGTTTTTGTGGGGCAAGTGCAAGTGCCAAATATTTATAGCAATGACGAACTAGAGCAGATTGCGATTGATGACCCTAAAAAGCTTGGTAGTTATGTCTTTACAACAGGATATGAAAGCACGATTGCTTATGGAACAATCTCTCTTTTAAAAGATAAAGAATCTCAAGATAGAGCAATGCGCTTATTATGCCAAAAATATATGCCCGATAAAATAGCTTTTGTGCAAACTTCTGTGGATTTTGAGCGCAAACATCTTAATACTTATGCGATTAAGCTCGAGCAAATCAGTGCCAAAGCAAAATATTTTGATAACTAA
- a CDS encoding aminoglycoside 6-adenylyltransferase has protein sequence MNLRKHVFRKSIRKEQEILTLILDFAKNHQAIRVVTLEGSRANPNIKKDIFCDYDISFFLDKQTLQTFKDNKDDSWLQNFGKSLMLQKPESMELYPPDLKEGWFSYLCLFDDGVRLDLMLIPLDDVEFYKTNEPLMQVLLDKDKRFADALPASDCAFHIKPLTKQSFLDCCNEFYWLYVCCVKDLLRGEILLLNAHLSMMREGLLIMLSWYVGLAQNNFAFSLGKEYKFLPEFLTPKQTQKLYECYQLGNKKQAKQTLKNCEKFFVKIAEKIMYSCFQDFQTIPYQTEAKTYAKILKELK, from the coding sequence ATGAATCTACGCAAACATGTTTTTCGCAAATCAATCCGCAAAGAACAAGAGATTCTCACTCTAATCCTTGATTTTGCTAAAAATCATCAAGCAATCCGCGTGGTTACGCTCGAGGGTTCAAGGGCAAATCCAAATATTAAAAAAGATATTTTTTGCGATTATGATATTTCATTTTTCTTAGACAAACAAACATTGCAAACTTTCAAAGACAACAAAGACGATAGTTGGTTACAAAATTTTGGTAAGTCTCTAATGCTCCAAAAACCAGAATCAATGGAGCTTTACCCTCCTGATTTAAAAGAGGGTTGGTTTAGCTACCTTTGTCTTTTTGATGATGGAGTGCGCCTTGATTTAATGCTCATTCCACTTGATGATGTCGAGTTTTATAAAACCAATGAACCTCTTATGCAGGTTTTGCTTGATAAAGACAAGCGATTTGCTGACGCGCTCCCTGCAAGTGATTGCGCGTTTCATATTAAGCCTCTAACAAAGCAAAGTTTTTTAGATTGTTGCAATGAATTTTATTGGCTTTATGTGTGTTGTGTGAAAGATCTTTTGCGGGGTGAGATTTTACTTCTCAATGCTCATCTTAGTATGATGCGCGAAGGACTTTTGATAATGCTTTCGTGGTATGTGGGGTTGGCACAAAATAATTTTGCTTTTTCGCTTGGCAAAGAATACAAATTTTTGCCAGAGTTTCTCACACCCAAACAAACACAAAAACTCTATGAATGCTATCAACTTGGAAACAAAAAACAGGCAAAACAAACGCTTAAAAATTGTGAAAAATTCTTTGTTAAAATTGCAGAAAAAATTATGTATTCTTGCTTTCAAGATTTTCAAACCATTCCTTACCAAACAGAGGCAAAAACTTATGCGAAGATTCTAAAGGAGTTAAAATGA
- a CDS encoding multidrug efflux SMR transporter — MSWVYLFLAGCMEVLGVMTMKKYSLSGAKIFLLGILVQFAISFSFLSLAMQEIAMATAYAIWTGIGAAGGVAVSILFFGESKSLKKLFFIALIIIAVVGLKLVA; from the coding sequence ATGAGTTGGGTTTATCTCTTTTTGGCGGGTTGTATGGAAGTTTTGGGTGTGATGACGATGAAAAAGTATTCTTTAAGCGGCGCAAAGATTTTCTTGCTTGGAATCTTAGTGCAATTTGCGATTAGCTTTAGCTTTCTCTCGCTTGCAATGCAAGAAATCGCAATGGCAACAGCCTATGCAATCTGGACAGGCATTGGCGCAGCGGGCGGCGTGGCGGTGAGCATTTTATTTTTTGGCGAGAGCAAGAGCCTTAAAAAACTCTTTTTTATCGCGCTGATTATCATTGCGGTTGTGGGGCTAAAGCTTGTTGCGTAG
- a CDS encoding ankyrin repeat domain-containing protein, translating into MMQLTPEEQSKLEELCAMSFDMARNNDFQNLETLLKNGLNPNLTNHKGDSLLMLASYHNSLECVKLLLQYKAEVDKVNDKNLTPLSGVCYKGYAEIARLLLENGANPDFKNPMGMTPYDFAIMFRRKEILELLAKYSDRKIGFFKRLWAGF; encoded by the coding sequence ATCATGCAACTCACACCCGAAGAACAAAGCAAATTAGAAGAACTTTGTGCAATGTCGTTTGATATGGCAAGAAATAATGACTTTCAAAACCTAGAAACCTTGCTCAAAAATGGATTAAACCCAAACCTCACAAATCATAAAGGGGATTCTTTGCTAATGCTTGCAAGCTATCATAATAGCCTAGAGTGTGTGAAATTATTATTACAATACAAAGCTGAAGTGGATAAAGTCAATGATAAAAACCTTACCCCGCTTTCGGGTGTGTGCTATAAAGGCTATGCAGAAATTGCGCGTCTTCTTTTAGAAAATGGAGCAAACCCCGATTTTAAGAATCCTATGGGAATGACACCTTATGACTTTGCGATTATGTTTCGCAGAAAAGAGATTTTAGAACTTCTTGCCAAATATTCCGATAGAAAAATAGGCTTTTTCAAAAGGCTTTGGGCAGGATTTTAG
- a CDS encoding DUF1919 domain-containing protein produces MRILSNNCIGGFLYQDYHLPYQTPLAMLQIAPNDFVQFLSNLDDYLGYELENIESHNTKVIETFVSLGGSANITFPVGKLGEIIVFFQHSKSFQEAKESWNRRIMRFQKDKSQIYVILNLMGYSHFMANKESGVRVINEFLELPYEKKILLHTDAKIASIYPNQQEVAYVGEIQNAWFDFIEANPHNRKNYHRFDFDKWLGVSCLQTKDSALRRIKSSINHKIINDAGGGGYSLFYPPSKANSKNCMS; encoded by the coding sequence ATGAGGATTTTATCTAATAATTGCATTGGTGGTTTTTTGTATCAAGATTATCATTTACCCTATCAAACTCCATTAGCAATGTTGCAGATTGCGCCTAACGATTTTGTGCAATTTTTGTCAAATCTTGATGATTATCTTGGCTATGAATTAGAAAATATAGAATCTCACAATACAAAAGTAATAGAAACTTTTGTATCATTGGGCGGAAGTGCTAATATCACCTTTCCTGTGGGGAAGCTTGGTGAAATTATAGTGTTTTTTCAGCATTCTAAAAGCTTTCAAGAAGCAAAAGAATCTTGGAATCGGCGGATTATGAGATTTCAAAAAGATAAAAGTCAGATTTATGTGATTTTAAATCTTATGGGGTATAGCCATTTTATGGCAAATAAAGAATCTGGTGTGCGCGTGATAAACGAATTTTTAGAGCTTCCCTATGAGAAAAAAATCCTCCTACATACCGATGCAAAAATCGCTAGTATATATCCCAACCAACAAGAAGTCGCTTATGTCGGGGAAATACAAAATGCTTGGTTTGACTTTATAGAAGCAAATCCGCATAATCGCAAAAATTATCATCGCTTTGATTTTGACAAATGGCTTGGTGTGTCTTGTCTGCAAACCAAAGATTCTGCTTTAAGGCGGATAAAATCTAGTATCAATCATAAAATTATCAATGATGCGGGGGGGGGGGGATACTCTCTTTTTTATCCCCCATCAAAGGCAAATTCAAAAAATTGCATGAGTTAA
- a CDS encoding type I restriction endonuclease subunit R encodes MDKLNEKAIESLLLEHLATLGYQCKSGKDLERTSSEWVLENVFRETVHKINFEIPNALQSLNLNQEIQEKLLDEALQKLKALENIELLEANAKCTAYLTRGIPLEVFIEGETRGILLHLIDFENLANNTFVACKQLYFHVQMPKQPDIVLFVNGLPLVVCELKNPLDLNATLESAYQQIQTYKAQIPHLFIPNLLCVLSDGLNSKVGSLSADFTRFMRWRSEDKSLPLEILEVLKPRMLLEILRFFVVFEKQTLSDKRGLASTQIIKKIAAYHQYYAVQKAIESVKVAMCNDKRGGVVWHTQGSGKSLTMVFFSAKAIATFANPTLLIITDRNDLDEQLYQTFAKSKELLRTEPIMATSTEDLKTKLKRASGGVIFSTIQKFRSESESFELLSMRENIIVLCDEAHRSQYGFEARLNDEAQLRYGYAKYLRDALPNATYLGFSGTPIEKADADTRRVFGEYIDIYDIARAVEDNATVKIYYESRLVKIGLSVEGQEILKELDSRLIANEEQDKINAKATRLCEIVGAKKRLEVVAKDIIAHFSKRQEVLRGKAMIVCMNREIAASLYDEIIALMPSWHHESYQKGKLKVIITANSDDGVKLAKHHTTKEQRSEIAKRFKDIDDELELVIVCDMWLTGFDVPPLHTLYMDKFLSGHNLMQAIARVNRVYKDKPAGLVVDYLGIANELKNALDFYTQSGGKGEFVEDKDKAIAKMQENYEILLQMLCGINPLEYFNLFTQDKLAFIAQTLEIILAQDNGKKRFLDFATRLLKAYIMALPCAEAENLAKGVAFFDLIKRSLKKYEREEESKAQISQSAIKQIINDAIVSDGVIDLLESSGISKPNLCILSEEFLSEIAHHKHKNLVLQTLQKLLNDELSARLKNTISAQSLMERLKKTMHKYQNNLISVSEAIEELIALSKELILDEKQKQDLGLKDYEYAFYEAVAQNESARELMSKDNLKELAIAVFNTLKQNITLDWQHKENVRAKIRVAVKRVLKKYGYPPDMQKLAVDRVIEQAELVAEELSKL; translated from the coding sequence ATGGACAAACTCAACGAAAAAGCCATAGAATCCTTGCTTTTAGAGCATTTAGCAACTCTAGGCTATCAATGCAAGAGTGGCAAAGATTTAGAGCGCACAAGCAGCGAGTGGGTGTTAGAAAATGTCTTTAGAGAAACTGTGCACAAAATCAATTTTGAAATCCCAAATGCTTTGCAAAGTCTCAATCTCAATCAAGAGATTCAAGAAAAACTGCTTGATGAGGCATTGCAAAAGCTCAAAGCCCTTGAAAATATTGAGCTTTTAGAGGCAAATGCCAAATGCACCGCTTATCTCACACGCGGAATCCCGCTTGAAGTCTTTATTGAGGGTGAGACGCGGGGCATTCTCTTGCACCTGATAGATTTTGAGAATCTAGCAAATAATACCTTTGTCGCGTGTAAGCAACTATATTTTCATGTGCAAATGCCAAAACAACCGGATATTGTGCTGTTTGTGAATGGTTTGCCCTTAGTCGTCTGCGAGCTTAAAAATCCTCTTGATTTAAACGCGACTTTAGAAAGTGCGTATCAGCAGATTCAAACTTACAAAGCACAGATTCCACATCTCTTTATCCCAAATCTTTTGTGTGTGCTAAGCGATGGGCTAAATAGCAAGGTCGGGAGTTTAAGCGCAGATTTTACGCGATTTATGCGATGGCGAAGCGAGGATAAATCACTCCCCCTAGAAATCCTTGAGGTTTTAAAACCTCGCATGCTCTTAGAGATTTTGCGCTTTTTTGTCGTGTTTGAAAAGCAAACTTTGAGCGACAAAAGGGGCTTAGCAAGCACACAAATCATTAAAAAAATTGCCGCGTATCATCAATATTATGCAGTGCAAAAGGCAATCGAATCGGTAAAAGTCGCAATGTGCAATGACAAAAGAGGCGGGGTGGTTTGGCACACACAAGGTAGCGGCAAGAGCCTTACAATGGTGTTTTTTAGTGCAAAGGCGATTGCGACTTTTGCAAACCCAACATTACTAATCATCACTGATAGAAACGACCTTGATGAGCAACTCTATCAGACCTTTGCAAAATCAAAAGAGCTTTTACGCACAGAACCCATAATGGCAACAAGCACAGAAGATTTAAAAACAAAGCTCAAAAGAGCAAGTGGAGGCGTTATCTTTAGCACGATTCAAAAATTTAGAAGCGAAAGTGAGAGCTTTGAACTTTTGAGTATGCGAGAAAATATCATTGTCTTATGCGATGAAGCCCACAGAAGCCAATATGGATTTGAGGCAAGGTTAAATGACGAGGCACAGCTCCGCTATGGTTATGCTAAATATTTGCGAGACGCTTTGCCAAATGCGACTTATCTAGGTTTTAGCGGCACACCGATAGAAAAAGCAGACGCAGACACGCGGCGCGTTTTTGGAGAATATATTGATATTTATGATATTGCTAGGGCGGTAGAAGACAACGCCACGGTGAAGATTTATTATGAAAGTCGGTTGGTTAAAATTGGGCTTAGTGTTGAAGGGCAAGAGATATTAAAAGAGCTTGATTCTAGGTTGATTGCAAATGAGGAGCAAGACAAAATCAACGCCAAAGCTACGCGACTTTGCGAGATTGTTGGTGCAAAAAAGCGGCTTGAGGTTGTAGCAAAAGATATTATTGCACATTTTAGTAAAAGGCAAGAGGTGTTAAGAGGCAAAGCAATGATTGTTTGTATGAACCGAGAGATTGCGGCTTCTTTGTATGATGAAATCATTGCTTTAATGCCCTCTTGGCATCATGAATCTTATCAAAAAGGCAAACTCAAAGTTATTATCACTGCAAATAGTGATGATGGTGTAAAGCTCGCCAAACACCACACGACCAAAGAGCAAAGAAGCGAGATTGCAAAGAGGTTTAAAGATATTGATGATGAGCTAGAATTAGTCATTGTCTGCGATATGTGGCTTACAGGTTTTGATGTCCCGCCTTTGCACACACTCTATATGGATAAATTTTTAAGTGGGCATAATTTGATGCAAGCCATTGCAAGGGTGAATCGTGTGTATAAAGACAAGCCTGCGGGGCTAGTTGTAGATTATCTAGGAATCGCAAATGAGTTAAAGAACGCACTAGATTTTTATACCCAAAGCGGTGGCAAGGGTGAGTTTGTGGAAGATAAAGACAAAGCTATTGCAAAAATGCAAGAAAACTATGAGATTCTTTTGCAAATGCTTTGTGGCATTAACCCTTTGGAATATTTCAATCTCTTCACCCAAGACAAACTCGCTTTTATCGCCCAAACTCTCGAAATTATCCTTGCACAAGACAATGGCAAAAAACGATTTTTAGACTTTGCAACAAGGCTTTTAAAAGCATATATTATGGCATTGCCTTGTGCAGAAGCAGAGAATCTAGCAAAGGGTGTTGCGTTTTTTGATTTAATCAAAAGAAGTTTAAAGAAATATGAGCGAGAAGAGGAGAGTAAGGCTCAAATCTCACAAAGCGCAATCAAACAAATCATTAATGATGCGATTGTGAGTGATGGGGTGATTGATTTATTAGAATCTTCGGGGATTTCAAAGCCAAATCTCTGCATTTTATCAGAAGAATTTTTAAGTGAAATTGCACATCATAAGCACAAAAACCTTGTCTTACAAACTTTGCAAAAGCTTTTAAACGATGAACTCTCTGCACGATTAAAAAACACAATCTCGGCTCAAAGCCTTATGGAGCGGCTTAAAAAGACAATGCACAAATATCAAAACAATCTCATTAGTGTGAGTGAAGCGATAGAAGAGCTGATTGCCCTAAGCAAAGAACTCATATTAGATGAGAAACAAAAGCAAGATTTGGGGCTAAAAGATTATGAATATGCCTTTTATGAAGCTGTCGCACAAAATGAAAGTGCAAGAGAGCTAATGAGCAAAGATAATCTTAAAGAACTTGCTATTGCTGTTTTTAATACGCTCAAGCAAAATATCACCCTTGATTGGCAACACAAAGAGAATGTGCGGGCAAAGATTCGTGTAGCAGTTAAAAGAGTGCTTAAAAAATATGGCTATCCGCCAGATATGCAAAAACTTGCGGTGGATAGGGTGATAGAACAAGCCGAACTTGTAGCGGAAGAACTATCTAAACTTTAA
- a CDS encoding arginase family protein, whose product MQPSQTLPRTDFSTLRLLYPQWQGGDVASWFKDLSPKEAAQGYVLGAQILNLLVDSIAPSANTAVVNIEKDFMLDSAGQRVAQEGIIDKAPLLRQTKAAFEILKTRKPAKILTLGGECAVSVPSFCYLASLYDDVALVWLDAHPDIGLPNDDFYQGYHAMAVSAIIGQGGLQETFGLPSWLESSKVLLVGLHSDEAKHYAPRQKEFGLASLAPNDVAKDSSKILGWLAKSGAKRVMIHLDLDVLDARELYVAVGNTGQMSLEQVMRIINDIAAQYEVVGLTIAEHLSKAHIKLRRLLENLPLVKE is encoded by the coding sequence ATGCAACCCTCACAAACTTTGCCACGCACAGATTTTTCCACACTTCGGCTGCTCTACCCCCAATGGCAAGGGGGTGATGTCGCGAGCTGGTTTAAAGACCTAAGCCCAAAAGAAGCTGCACAGGGCTATGTTTTGGGCGCGCAGATTCTGAATTTGCTTGTTGATAGCATTGCCCCAAGCGCGAACACCGCTGTCGTGAATATTGAGAAAGATTTTATGCTTGATAGCGCGGGGCAAAGGGTGGCACAAGAGGGAATTATCGACAAAGCCCCGCTGTTGCGCCAAACCAAAGCCGCGTTTGAGATTCTCAAAACCCGCAAACCCGCAAAGATTCTAACACTTGGTGGCGAATGCGCGGTGAGCGTGCCGAGCTTTTGCTATCTTGCAAGCCTCTATGATGATGTCGCGCTTGTTTGGCTTGACGCACACCCCGACATTGGGTTGCCAAATGATGATTTTTATCAGGGTTACCACGCAATGGCTGTGAGTGCGATTATTGGGCAAGGGGGCTTGCAAGAAACCTTTGGCTTACCAAGTTGGTTAGAATCGAGCAAAGTTTTGCTTGTTGGGCTGCATTCAGACGAGGCAAAGCATTATGCGCCGCGTCAAAAAGAGTTTGGGTTAGCAAGCCTCGCGCCAAATGATGTCGCAAAGGATTCGAGCAAGATTTTGGGCTGGCTTGCAAAAAGCGGGGCAAAAAGGGTGATGATTCATCTTGATTTAGATGTGCTTGATGCGCGCGAGCTTTATGTCGCTGTGGGCAACACAGGGCAAATGAGCCTTGAGCAGGTTATGCGCATTATCAATGATATTGCGGCACAATATGAGGTTGTGGGGCTGACAATCGCTGAACATTTGTCAAAAGCGCATATTAAGCTTAGAAGATTGCTTGAGAATCTGCCGCTGGTGAAAGAATGA
- a CDS encoding methylated-DNA--[protein]-cysteine S-methyltransferase, whose product MQTISHYQSPLGKMLLSADDIGLTGLWFENQKNYAKSLDKGHQEKETSLIKQVKTWLDVYFSGVKPNFKILLHCIGTEFQKEVWEILCKIPYGETITYGEIAKQLATKRGLARMSAQAVGGAVGHNKIAIIIPCHRVIGAKGNLTGYAAGIDKKIKLLNLEKGEK is encoded by the coding sequence ATGCAAACGATTAGTCATTACCAATCCCCTCTTGGCAAGATGCTTTTGAGTGCAGATGATATTGGTTTAACTGGGCTATGGTTTGAGAATCAAAAAAACTATGCAAAATCTTTAGATAAAGGACATCAAGAAAAAGAAACAAGCCTCATTAAACAAGTCAAAACTTGGCTTGATGTTTATTTTTCAGGCGTGAAACCAAACTTTAAAATCCTCCTGCATTGTATAGGCACAGAGTTTCAAAAAGAAGTTTGGGAGATTCTTTGTAAAATCCCTTATGGCGAGACTATCACCTATGGCGAAATTGCAAAACAACTTGCCACAAAAAGAGGCTTAGCGCGAATGTCTGCCCAAGCAGTCGGCGGTGCAGTGGGGCATAATAAAATTGCAATCATTATCCCTTGTCATCGTGTGATTGGTGCAAAGGGGAATTTAACAGGATATGCCGCAGGGATTGATAAAAAAATAAAATTGCTCAATTTAGAAAAAGGAGAAAAATAA